One part of the Methanofastidiosum sp. genome encodes these proteins:
- the cca gene encoding CCA tRNA nucleotidyltransferase has protein sequence MFSKIKADVLKDIVPSDKERKEIASLTNTIVSHLTEKISKTNLNARVEVVGSIAKDTWISRDRDLDIFIVFDKSTPLEELKKMGLALGKIELEGFTSETAYANHPYTINRFKEFKIDVVPCYDSLEIITAVDRTPHHTRFVKENVGDLRNDVRLLKQFMKGVGVYSSEQKIQGFAGYLCELLIIHYKSFENVLKNASEWQYGEYIDIKNSGKKVSFKDPLVVIDPVDSKRNVASALSLERLCEFIHYSRLFLESPSIDYFKKKKKLFVKRYPNSEVYAVVFQGELLDDIIFSQLRKSAKYMFSIFEKNDFKPLSYGLFKKGEESGIVFEIERYELSKMVKHLGPKIFDHSHWESFVKKYEKTFIEEDKVYTLRERALPTPHDVILSVMSGKEGLGKNLKTLPYRIIKDDEALSFLADKEFDIYI, from the coding sequence ATGTTTTCTAAGATAAAGGCAGATGTCCTAAAAGATATAGTCCCAAGTGATAAAGAGAGGAAGGAAATAGCTTCTCTTACGAATACGATAGTAAGTCACCTCACAGAAAAAATATCAAAAACCAATCTAAACGCTAGAGTTGAGGTGGTAGGCTCAATTGCAAAGGACACCTGGATATCAAGGGACAGGGACTTAGACATTTTCATTGTTTTTGACAAGTCAACTCCTTTAGAAGAGCTAAAGAAGATGGGTCTGGCCCTTGGAAAGATTGAACTTGAGGGCTTCACATCTGAAACAGCCTACGCAAATCACCCCTACACAATAAACAGATTCAAGGAGTTTAAGATTGATGTTGTGCCTTGCTATGACTCTCTTGAAATAATAACTGCTGTTGACAGAACACCACACCACACAAGGTTTGTCAAGGAGAACGTAGGAGATCTTAGAAATGATGTCAGGCTCTTAAAACAGTTCATGAAGGGTGTTGGCGTGTATTCATCTGAGCAGAAGATCCAGGGGTTTGCAGGATACCTTTGTGAGCTTCTCATAATCCATTACAAGAGCTTTGAAAACGTCTTAAAGAACGCATCTGAATGGCAGTACGGGGAATATATAGACATCAAAAATAGTGGGAAAAAAGTCAGCTTCAAGGACCCACTGGTAGTTATTGACCCTGTGGATTCAAAAAGAAATGTGGCCTCTGCACTTTCTCTTGAGAGGCTTTGCGAATTTATCCATTACTCAAGATTATTTTTAGAATCCCCTTCAATTGATTATTTCAAAAAGAAGAAAAAATTATTTGTGAAAAGATACCCAAACTCTGAAGTATACGCTGTTGTCTTTCAGGGAGAACTATTGGATGATATCATCTTCTCGCAGCTAAGGAAGAGCGCTAAATATATGTTTTCTATATTTGAAAAGAATGACTTCAAGCCCCTTTCATATGGGCTCTTTAAAAAAGGAGAGGAATCCGGCATCGTATTTGAAATTGAAAGGTATGAGCTTTCTAAAATGGTGAAACATCTGGGTCCAAAGATCTTTGACCACTCTCACTGGGAGAGTTTTGTCAAAAAGTATGAGAAAACTTTTATTGAAGAGGATAAGGTATACACTTTGAGGGAAAGAGCCCTCCCAACTCCGCATGATGTTATTCTAAGCGTCATGTCTGGAAAGGAAGGCCTTGGAAAAAACCTAAAGACGTTACCTTACCGGATAATAAAAGATGATGAGGCACTGTCTTTTTTAGCTGATAAAGAGTTTGATATCTATATCTAA
- the thpR gene encoding RNA 2',3'-cyclic phosphodiesterase produces the protein MGEDACGEEEMRSFISMDITSKEVLDKIKIFQTNLKNSACPMKIVERENLHLTLKFLGEIGESSYKRIVDSLGPSISGYSSFEVNLKGTGFFPSISDLRVIWVAMNAPEIVYIQKEIDDTLESMGFKEDRKFVPHLTVSRVKSSLNKKPLLNVLDEYRDYEFGTDMITKINLKKSTLTPYGPIYETLKEFELKSV, from the coding sequence ATGGGAGAAGATGCCTGTGGAGAAGAAGAAATGAGAAGTTTTATCTCAATGGATATTACCTCAAAAGAAGTACTGGATAAGATTAAGATTTTTCAGACAAATTTAAAAAATTCAGCATGCCCCATGAAGATCGTCGAGAGGGAAAACCTTCACCTGACGTTAAAGTTTTTGGGGGAGATTGGCGAATCATCATACAAGAGAATAGTTGATTCCCTTGGACCGTCAATATCAGGGTATTCCTCTTTTGAAGTCAACTTGAAGGGGACTGGATTTTTCCCAAGCATCTCTGACCTACGGGTAATCTGGGTAGCAATGAATGCGCCCGAGATAGTGTATATACAAAAAGAGATTGATGACACTTTAGAATCAATGGGATTTAAAGAGGACAGGAAGTTTGTCCCGCACCTCACAGTTTCAAGGGTGAAAAGCTCACTAAACAAAAAGCCCCTCCTAAATGTGCTTGATGAGTACAGGGATTATGAGTTTGGAACTGATATGATTACAAAGATAAATCTCAAGAAAAGCACGCTAACACCTTATGGCCCCATATACGAAACTTTAAAAGAATTTGAGCTAAAGAGTGTATGA